The following proteins are encoded in a genomic region of Desulfosporosinus youngiae DSM 17734:
- a CDS encoding citrate/2-methylcitrate synthase, producing MNYFNLDKSEETMLSMLSRMAEESGFIKPELYRKYEVKRGLRDLDGKGVLVGLTEIGEVHSYIMDEGEKVSVPGRLIYRGIDIRDIVKGFVQDERFGFEETAYLLLFGNLPDQKAQKEFEALLSLYQRLPEDFARDVILKAPSKDIMNTLARSVLALYSFDDNPDDTSMQNVLKQCLRLIACFPSLAVYGYQAFSHYHGNQSLYIHSPRADLSIAENILAMLRPDSNYTKLEARLLDLALVLHAEHGGGNNSSFVTHVVTSTGTDTYSAIAAAIGSLKGPRHGGANIKVVQMFEDIKSKIKDWEDEEAIEQYLTQILAKDAFDRSGLIYGIGHAVYSISDPRAVILKHYVSLLAQEKGLEDEFKLYTKVEKIAPEVISRGNTMYKTVSANVDFYSGFVYKMLNIPMEMFTPIFAISRIVGWSAHRIEEIANTGKIIRPAYKNVAPRRKYVRMNERS from the coding sequence ATGAATTATTTTAATCTTGATAAATCTGAAGAGACGATGTTAAGTATGTTGAGCAGGATGGCTGAAGAAAGTGGTTTTATTAAGCCTGAATTATACCGGAAATATGAAGTCAAACGCGGCTTGCGTGATTTAGACGGAAAAGGGGTACTTGTTGGGCTGACAGAAATAGGCGAGGTCCATTCTTACATTATGGATGAAGGTGAGAAGGTATCGGTCCCGGGACGGTTGATTTATCGGGGGATTGATATTCGGGATATCGTAAAAGGTTTTGTCCAGGATGAACGATTTGGATTTGAAGAGACGGCATATCTGCTGCTCTTTGGAAATCTTCCGGATCAGAAGGCTCAAAAGGAATTTGAGGCTCTCCTCTCACTTTATCAAAGGTTACCGGAAGATTTTGCCCGGGACGTGATTTTAAAGGCTCCGAGCAAAGATATCATGAATACGCTGGCCAGAAGCGTTTTGGCGCTGTACTCTTTTGACGACAATCCAGATGATACTTCAATGCAAAATGTTTTAAAACAATGCCTCAGACTGATCGCCTGCTTCCCGTCCCTGGCTGTCTATGGCTATCAAGCCTTCAGTCATTATCATGGAAATCAGAGTCTTTATATTCACAGCCCTCGGGCGGATCTAAGTATTGCTGAGAATATTCTCGCTATGTTGAGACCGGACAGCAATTACACAAAACTTGAAGCAAGACTCTTGGATCTTGCCCTTGTACTTCACGCTGAGCATGGCGGAGGAAATAATTCATCCTTTGTCACCCATGTGGTGACCTCAACCGGAACAGATACTTATTCTGCCATAGCCGCGGCAATCGGATCTCTTAAAGGTCCGAGGCATGGCGGAGCGAATATAAAGGTTGTTCAAATGTTTGAGGATATCAAGAGTAAAATAAAAGATTGGGAAGATGAGGAAGCGATAGAGCAATATCTCACCCAAATCCTCGCCAAAGACGCATTTGACCGCTCGGGCTTAATCTATGGAATCGGACATGCAGTTTATTCTATATCTGATCCCAGAGCGGTTATTCTCAAGCATTACGTTTCCCTGCTGGCTCAGGAAAAGGGACTGGAAGATGAATTTAAACTATACACTAAAGTTGAGAAGATTGCACCTGAAGTTATTTCGAGAGGGAATACAATGTATAAGACTGTAAGTGCTAATGTGGATTTCTACTCGGGTTTTGTCTACAAAATGCTTAATATTCCTATGGAAATGTTTACACCGATTTTTGCAATATCCAGAATCGTAGGGTGGAGTGCTCATCGTATTGAGGAAATTGCCAATACCGGAAAAATCATTAGACCGGCTTACAAAAACGTAGCACCGAGAAGAAAATATGTCAGGATGAATGAGAGATCCTAG